Proteins encoded by one window of Shewanella avicenniae:
- a CDS encoding DUF721 domain-containing protein has translation MKKPPQHLSQLVHQSGVLPELAERAELLLYLDRTVKGMLSGPVSTQLTVANFRQNILVIETTTAVWAARLNFQKAQLLQQLQTEALPMLTAIEVKVNPALISRETKPNVPHRQISETAASHLSELADSTGGTLGQKLKRLAALASRKGSEPSD, from the coding sequence ATGAAAAAGCCCCCTCAACACCTCAGTCAACTGGTTCACCAGTCAGGCGTTTTACCTGAGCTGGCTGAGAGAGCAGAGCTTTTGTTATATCTGGACCGCACCGTAAAAGGGATGTTGTCCGGTCCAGTCAGCACACAGCTTACCGTCGCTAATTTTCGTCAAAACATTCTGGTCATTGAGACCACGACTGCCGTGTGGGCTGCGCGACTTAACTTTCAAAAAGCGCAATTGTTGCAGCAGCTCCAAACGGAAGCGCTACCAATGCTTACCGCTATCGAGGTGAAAGTCAACCCGGCGCTTATTTCTCGCGAAACAAAACCCAACGTACCTCACAGGCAAATTAGCGAAACCGCTGCATCACACCTGTCAGAATTGGCTGACTCCACTGGCGGCACCCTGGGCCAGAAACTAAAACGGCTGGCTGCATTAGCCAGCCGTAAAGGCTCAGAACCGTCAGATTAA
- a CDS encoding M23 family metallopeptidase, translating into MSVTVFIQGRNGVTRWQPGKRWLLLPMLLIAAGAGLYQYNQDRFESQQASVDSERQAREEQQRQVKQLKSATENQLATLVSHVAKMQAKLTRLEALGQQLAQNYQLDEQFDFTAEVGVGGPSDFGSTIELNQLLDDMEQLAAGIDKGNAQLSLLETVASNLNIEQERYISGRPVSNGWLSSPYGLRNDPFSGHRAMHKGVDFAGSEGADVVATGAGVVTWAGTMFGYGNLVEIDHGNGLRTRYGHNEMLSVAVGDVVAKGEKIASMGSTGRSTGPHVHYEVLRNGQQIDPKKFVYRNAG; encoded by the coding sequence ATGAGTGTAACAGTTTTTATTCAGGGTCGAAATGGCGTCACGCGCTGGCAGCCTGGAAAGCGTTGGCTTTTATTGCCAATGCTACTCATTGCCGCGGGTGCCGGATTGTACCAATACAATCAAGACCGATTTGAGTCGCAACAAGCCAGTGTTGACAGCGAGCGTCAAGCGCGCGAAGAGCAACAACGGCAGGTCAAGCAACTCAAAAGCGCCACCGAAAACCAACTGGCTACCTTGGTCAGTCATGTCGCAAAGATGCAAGCCAAACTCACTCGGCTTGAAGCGCTAGGGCAACAGCTCGCGCAAAACTATCAACTAGATGAACAATTTGATTTTACTGCCGAAGTTGGTGTCGGCGGTCCGAGTGATTTTGGTTCAACTATCGAATTAAATCAGCTGCTTGACGATATGGAGCAGCTGGCTGCGGGAATTGATAAAGGTAACGCTCAACTGTCACTGCTTGAAACTGTGGCAAGTAATCTCAATATAGAACAAGAGCGTTATATATCCGGGCGACCAGTCAGCAACGGCTGGCTATCCTCGCCCTACGGTTTACGAAACGATCCTTTTAGTGGCCACAGAGCGATGCATAAAGGCGTCGACTTTGCGGGTTCAGAGGGGGCCGATGTGGTTGCGACTGGTGCAGGCGTAGTGACATGGGCAGGAACTATGTTTGGTTATGGCAATTTGGTGGAGATCGATCACGGAAACGGATTGCGAACCCGCTATGGCCATAACGAAATGTTGTCAGTAGCTGTAGGTGATGTGGTTGCCAAAGGCGAGAAAATCGCCAGCATGGGCAGTACCGGCCGTTCTACCGGTCCCCATGTACATTATGAAGTACTGCGTAACGGTCAACAGATCGATCCAAAGAAATTTGTGTATCGTAACGCGGGTTAA